A segment of the Leclercia adecarboxylata genome:
CTCCGGCGGAGCGGGCATCAACATCTCCGCCAGCGTCAACCGCGGCAAAGGCAACGAGAGCGGCAACGGCACCACCCACAGCGAGACCACCGTGGATGCGGGCCGTCAGGTGAATCTCCTGACCGGACGTGACGCCACCCTGACCGGGGCGCAGGTGAGCGGCGAAACCGTGAAAGCGGACATTGGCCGCAACCTGACGCTCACCTCCGAGCAGGACAGCGATCGCTACGACTCAAAACAGCAGAACGCCAGCGCGGGCGGGAGCTTCAGTATCGGCACCATGACCGGCTCGGCCAGCGTCAACCTCAGCCGCGACAAGATGCACAGCAACTACGACTCGGTGGTGGAGCAGACCGGGATCTTCGCGGGCAAAGGCGGCTATGACGTGACCGTGGGCGAGCATACCCAGCTCAACGGAGCGGTGATTGGCTCGACGGCGACCGCCGATAAAAACCGTCTCGATACCGGCACCATCGGCTTCAGCGATATTGAAAACCGCGCCGATTTCGAAGTGGAACACCAGAGCGTGGGCATAAGCACCGGGGGCAGCATCGGCAGCCAGTTTGCTGGCAACATGGCCAACGGCCTGCTGGTGGGCGCCAACCGCGACGGACATGACAGCAGCACCACGCACGCAGCGGTATCGGACGGTACGCTGATCGTCCGCGACCCGACTCGTCAGGTGCAGGATATTAACCAGCTCAGCCGCGACGTGGAGCACGCCAACCAGACGCTCTCCCCTATCTTCGACAAAGAGAAAGAGCAGGAGCGACTCCAGCAGGCGCAGCTGATTGGCGAGATTGGTAATCAGGTGGCGGATATTGCCCGCACCGAGGGCAGCATCCGCGCCACCAACGCGGCGAAAGAGAAGCTTAAAAACGTCAACGCGCAGGATCTGCAGGAGGCGAAAGCCGCGTGGGAGAAAGCCAACCCGGGCAAAACCGCGACGCTGGAAGATATTAACGGCCAGATCTACCAGACGGCCTGGAACGATGCGATGAATGCCTCCGGCTTTGGCACCGGCGGGGAGTATCAGCGGGCGATTCAGGCGGCGACGGCGGCGGTTCAGGGGCTGGCCGGGAGCGATCTCAGCGCGGCCCTCGCGGGCGGTGCTGCACCGTACCTGGCGTATGTCATTGGGCACCGCAGCGGGTTGAGCAACGAGGGCAAAGTTGCCGCCCACGCGGTGGTCAACGCCGCGCTGGCCGCCGCCCAGGGGCAAAACGCGCTGGCGGGTGCCGCCGGAGCCGCCACGGGCGAGCTGGTGGGGATGATTGCCCTCGAGATGTACGGCAAATCTGCCGATAAGCTGGATGAAACGCAGAAGCAGACGGTTTCTGCGCTGGCGACGCTGGCGGCAGGCTTATCCGGTGGGCTGGTGGGCGACAGCTCAGCTTCCACTGTTACCGGGGCACAGGCGGGTAAAACGACGGTTGAGAATAACTCCGTTGGCGACATCGTCGCGGCACTGCAGGAGGGTAAAACCACCGCGCAGGTGGCCGAAGAGCAGGTGAAGGCCGAAAATGAACGCTATAAGCGCGAAAACTGTGCCGGGATGAGCGCCGAAGCCTGCGCGGTTAAAATGTATACCGAGCGTCGGGAAGCGCTGAAGGATATGGCGTTGTTTGGCGTAGATTTTGTCCCGGTCGTGGGTGACATTAAGAGCTTTGCGGAAGCGCACAGTGCGCTTGATTATCTGGCTGCAACGATTGGCATCATTCCTGGCGCAGGGGATGTTGCGGGCAAAGCCATTAAGGGTGCGGAAAAGGCGCTTAAAGCAGGCGATCTGGAAGCGGCGTCTAAGCTGATTAACCAGGCCAGTGATGAGATTACCTACGTTGCGGGCAGTAAAGGTAACTGGAGCAAAGAGCTAAATAATCCAAAACCAAATGAAGTTTACAAGTTTGGTGATGCTCATACCTTTAAAACAGATGCGCAAGGTAGGACAGTGAGCGTCGAAAGCACACTCTCCTTGTCTAAAAGCGATCGTAATACTTATCAACAATGTAAGGCTGGTAAATGTGGCCTCGAAGGTGATGAGGGTGGTCATTTAATTGCCAGTATCTTTAATGGCCCAGGTGAGAAGCTCAATCTAGTTCCTATGGATGGCAGCCTTAACAAACGTGAATGGAAAAAGATGGAAAATCTATGGGCTAATGAACTGAGAAATGGTAAAAAAGTACAAGTTAAAATCGAGCCGGTATACACAGGAACGAATAACCGCCCTGACAGCTTTAACGTAATTTACTCTATTGATGGAGGTCGTCCTGTTATCAAAGATATCAGCAACTCACCTGGAGGGATAAAATGAAAGAACTAGACGATCTGCATAATAAAATTGGCCAGTTACTGTCTGATGCAGGGCCAGCTAATGCTAAGAAGATTATCACTCGCGCTAAATTAGCGCTGGATGGCGAATCCTGCGAGTATGAATATGATTATATTGATCAAGACGATCATGAAGACTGGTTTGTTCCTGACAAGTTAGCCAGTTACGATCTGAGATTGCTGTTAGTGAGAATGCGGGATTTTCACCTGCAAAATAATATGACTAATGGTAAGCCTGCATGGACAAACTGTGAGATAATCATTGACATACCTGAAGGGAAAATAAATATTAACTTCTCCTATAATGATTAATTTACCTTCAATGAATGGGCGATTAAATTGTCCATTCATTTCACAAACCACTAAATTTATATAAAAACCTTTGTTTTTCATTAAAAGTAGTCGAAGAAAGGATCTGATATTTACATAGATTGTCTGATTCGGGTTATCGCTGATATGGTTATTTCCCTTGAATTCACTGGCGAGACTTCCATCTGTCCCGATGGCGCAACCGGGATGATGAAAAGTTTTGCCGCTCCCTGAAAAAATATTGCCAGATGGAACGAAACGATTATATATAGTGAAGACAGGAGGCTTTAATTTTAATGACAAACAAATCACTTGACCAACTACGGGCAGGATTAGATTGTTACCAATCAAATGGCTATGTCGAATCCAATTCATTTAACGATCCGAATGATGATGCTCTGGAATATCTGGGCATGCTGCTCGTGGATGATCAACCCACAGCGCTAAAGTATTGCCAGAGTTTTTTGCAGCAGTCCCAGGTCAATGATGAACTAAAATCAGCCGCACTTGATTTCTTACTACTGTCTAGTGAATGGAATTTCGCGTATCAGTATCTTTATAGCCAGGCGGAAAGACTTTCTATCCCGGAACTTGAAAAGTCGTTTTTTTATTTTTGTTGTGATAAAAACGAAGCCACACCTTATCCCCTTCCCGAAGGGCTATTCACTAAATTGTTAGCACGATTCGAGGTTGTTAAAAATGAGCCCGATGCTTATTTTTATCATCTTCATGAAGCCTATAATGACTTTGTTAAAACACTTTCCGATACGCAGAATTGACTTTATTGTGGGGGAAAAATCTGCAGTATCTATGTTATGAACTTAAAAGCTCTGAAAATACGGGGATTAAGACGGTAAAGTGACTATCGAGAAAACGACTCTAATCGTAGATAAAATGCAATGTATGGCTACTTTATTAGAATTAGGTGGTTATGCCGAATGGTCAGCTAGTATTTTTAAACTGGCTAAAAAATATGAGCTTGATCCTGATGATACCAAACACATTTTTCTAAATTTCTATGGTGGCATGGGCTCTCTGAACGATCTCGTACTGTACAGAAACGGAAAGGTTTTGATGGATGAAAACGATGAACTCGCTCAGCTCAGACGCGACCTGTTTAACCTTCTTTCCTGAGCAAAAATCCCGCTTTCGTAAGTAGTTTCTATGAATTTATTCTTTAACAACCAGGTTATATTATTGTTGAGAAGTACACGCCTGACAGGAGTCATAAAATGACAGTGAAATGGGCTCATTTTATAGATGTTCTTGGTAAAATGGAAAATTCTGTTGAAGTTATCAACCTGTGTCAGGCTATCGGTGAAACCCCGGTTATATCAGCTGATGCTGGCGAAGGCAAAGTCGACATGCTCCCTGGATGGATCAATGGATGGTCAAAGTATGATTACGGCAACCACTCAGTGCATCTTCAGTACACAGAGCATAATCATCTGTGTCACGAAACGTTGATTAAAAATTAGAACGTCCTGATTTATAATCTTTTTTCAAATTTTAGTCCGGATCGATGTAAAGCGATTACGGGCTTAAATATTGGTAGTAGTCTTTATCCTGCTATACTGCCGTGTTCCATAAAGGGAGCAAATATCCCTGGGTAAAGGGAAATAATGATGGGTTACTGGTTCTATAACAAGATGGAAAAATTGGGGGCCGGGGAGCAGCGAGCAAACAATTTTAACAGGTGACGGTATGGCTAATAACCTGAATGACGTTATTGAAGAGTTAAAGGTAGTGTCCGGGAACGAGAGAAGTAATATTCCTTTACCGGATGATGATATTATTTCTAAATATGAAGGAGAAACAGGCTTTTCTTTTTCACCTGACTACAAGAAACTTCTTAAGGAAGTTGGCAATATCTATTATGGAACAATCGAACTATTATCTGTCACAGAAGACAAAAAATTCTATGGCGAGTTGTTAACGGCTATAAATGATGCGAAAGAACTTGGCGTGCCTGAATCGTGGCTGCCCATATGTGAAGATAACGGTAGTTATTATTGTTTAGACCAACAAGGTCGTGTCCAATATTGGACTGGCGATGGTGCTAGTGAAGAGCAATGGCCTGATTTAGCCGCCTGGGTGAAAGATGTCTGGATCGATGGCAACTAAGGTAAGTCAAGGTAAATATTTATCTGGAAAACCCTGTAGCCATAAAAGATGATTTTTGGAACACCTGTAGAAGCGGTGCTCCAAAAACGCCAGGGTCCTGGTATTGCCCTCATACCCTGGACATTACCTGAAAAACGCGTCGACTGTGATGAAATAAAATACATTTTTCTAAGTTTCTATGGCGGCATGGGATCTCTGAACGATCTCGTATCGTACAGAAACGGAAAGGTTTTGATGGATGAAAACGATGAACTCGCTCAGCTCAGACGCGACCTGTCTAACCTTCTTTCCTGAATAAAAATCCCGCTTTTGTAAGTAGTTTCTATGAATTTGTTCTTTAACAACCAGGTTATATTATTGTTGAGAAGTACACACCAGACAGGAGTTACAAAATGACAGTGGAATGGGCTCATTTTATAGATGTTCTTGGTAAAAGGGAAAATTCTGTTGAAGTTATCAACCTGTGTCATGCTATCGGTGAATCCCCGGTTATATCAGCTGATGCTGGCGAATATAACGATCCCGATGGAAAAACGAAGCACTATAAATTTTATCAGTCTGGTATCGAGATGGGGTTTCGGAAAGGCTGCTTAAATCATATTCATTTTTACTTTGGCAATGAAGATGGATATTCACCATTTACAGGCAATTTTATCCCCGGAATTAAAGGAGGGATGGACAGGGCATTTATTACAAAATTGTCTGGAAAACCCACTTTGTCTGGCGAAGGTAAAGTCGACATGCTCCTTGGCTGGATCAATGGCTGGTCAAAGTATGATTACGGCAACCACTCAGTACATCTTCAGTACACGGAGCATAATCACCTGTGTCACGCAACGTTGATTAAAAATTAAAAAACCATTATTTGTAACGGTTTTTATCAAACTTTAGCCCGGATTGGTGTATAGAGATTACGGGCATAAATATTGCCTCATTTGAGTTAATTTATCTTTCAGGAGGAATGATGCGTCAATCCCAGGATATTTATAATGACATTGGTTCAGGATTGCTCTCGATCGCGCCTGATACTGCGGTGAGTTTACTTATGACTATGTCGATAAACAGGGTCACCAGCATTGGGTCACTGATACAGCAGATGCCAGTGCAAGACTTTTAGATCTTTTGGTCGAACTGAGGAATTTTTTTGTTGATAACGTTCAATCACTCGAAAAGCCCTTCTGGCGGGGCTGTGAGGTAACGGTAAACGTTGAAACACTCAGGATTAACATTGACTTTAAATATGAGAACTAAAATGACTATGTATTTGGAAAAACTCTTATCCGTTTGCAGTGGTGATATTTCATCATGCAAGGGGCATAAACTAACCTCAGGCTTTCATAATTACCCGCTGATTGATGATTTAACGGCTTTATTAAACAACAGAAACGGCTTTTATGGTTTTGAGTCAGCCTTGCATGTTTTCCCTTTAGAGACAGATGGGGAAGAGATCGGCGTAATTGACTGGAATGACCATAGGTTATGGATTGATTGTTACGATGATCTTGCTCATAACGCCATTTTCTTTGCTGAAGATGTTTTTGGCGGTCAATTTTGTATAAAACAAGATGGCATATACACGTTCGATCCAGAGACAGGCTCTTTTGATTACCTTGCGCCTGATATCAATGAATGGTGTAAACAAATACTTGAAGACTATGAGATATTAACGGGCTACCCACTGGCAAACGCATGGCAGAAAAAGTATGGTTCAATACCTGCGGGTTATCGCCTGGTTCCCAAAATT
Coding sequences within it:
- a CDS encoding immunity protein YezG family protein is translated as MKELDDLHNKIGQLLSDAGPANAKKIITRAKLALDGESCEYEYDYIDQDDHEDWFVPDKLASYDLRLLLVRMRDFHLQNNMTNGKPAWTNCEIIIDIPEGKININFSYND
- a CDS encoding SMI1/KNR4 family protein, which codes for MTLNMRTKMTMYLEKLLSVCSGDISSCKGHKLTSGFHNYPLIDDLTALLNNRNGFYGFESALHVFPLETDGEEIGVIDWNDHRLWIDCYDDLAHNAIFFAEDVFGGQFCIKQDGIYTFDPETGSFDYLAPDINEWCKQILEDYEILTGYPLANAWQKKYGSIPAGYRLVPKIPFVAGGEYEPDNLYLEKSAVAMKARANIALQIRDVPDGSNIQLRLIDRD
- a CDS encoding DUF6966 domain-containing protein yields the protein MATLLELGGYAEWSASIFKLAKKYELDPDDTKHIFLNFYGGMGSLNDLVLYRNGKVLMDENDELAQLRRDLFNLLS
- a CDS encoding SMI1/KNR4 family protein, giving the protein MANNLNDVIEELKVVSGNERSNIPLPDDDIISKYEGETGFSFSPDYKKLLKEVGNIYYGTIELLSVTEDKKFYGELLTAINDAKELGVPESWLPICEDNGSYYCLDQQGRVQYWTGDGASEEQWPDLAAWVKDVWIDGN